A single window of Granulicella mallensis MP5ACTX8 DNA harbors:
- a CDS encoding alpha/beta hydrolase, which translates to MKIFVRAFAYSLTACSLTICGLAAAPSAFAQQTVLPLWPHATPEPAQTTDPERDVTTDKDALIDGRRTERLTNVTNPTITVYPPSGVKNTGAAALVFPGGGYARLSWNGEGTDTCDWLNSIGMTCLLVKYRVPEKGRYPDNPADLEDAQQAMRLTRAHASDWHIDPVRIGVVGFSAGAHLAVTLGAHWDDTHVESTPAAADVDTKIDARPNFSLVIYPAYVATPPALTEIDPALVPVAKTPPTFLLQAEDDGVHVENSLIYYRALKEAKVPVEMHLYSTGGHGFGVHPPGKPEEHWTILATIWLRSLGVIPSLAPRHGPDRPSTGTPTPTPCPTPTVPQPPRAGNPDPKSTSPNTNTNTSANQNTSPATQTAQPYPNCW; encoded by the coding sequence ATGAAGATTTTCGTGCGCGCCTTCGCCTATAGCCTCACAGCCTGCAGCCTCACGATCTGTGGTCTAGCAGCCGCTCCCTCAGCGTTCGCCCAGCAGACCGTTCTTCCCTTATGGCCTCACGCAACGCCCGAACCCGCTCAGACCACCGATCCTGAACGCGACGTCACCACCGATAAAGACGCCCTGATCGATGGGCGCCGCACCGAGCGGCTCACGAACGTCACGAACCCGACGATCACCGTCTATCCACCCTCGGGAGTGAAGAACACAGGCGCGGCAGCGCTCGTCTTTCCTGGCGGCGGCTATGCCCGTCTCTCCTGGAATGGGGAAGGCACCGATACCTGCGACTGGCTCAACTCCATCGGCATGACCTGCCTGCTGGTGAAGTACCGCGTCCCGGAGAAGGGCCGCTATCCTGACAACCCCGCCGATCTCGAAGACGCCCAGCAGGCCATGCGCCTGACCCGCGCCCACGCCTCCGACTGGCACATCGACCCCGTCCGCATCGGAGTAGTGGGCTTCTCCGCCGGAGCGCATCTCGCCGTTACACTCGGCGCCCACTGGGACGACACCCATGTAGAAAGCACGCCCGCCGCGGCGGATGTCGACACGAAGATAGATGCACGGCCCAACTTCAGCCTCGTCATCTATCCGGCCTACGTAGCAACCCCACCAGCCCTTACTGAAATCGATCCCGCTCTGGTGCCTGTCGCCAAAACTCCGCCGACATTTCTCCTGCAGGCTGAAGACGACGGCGTGCACGTAGAAAACTCACTGATCTACTACCGCGCGCTCAAGGAGGCGAAGGTCCCTGTAGAGATGCACCTCTACTCCACCGGAGGCCACGGCTTCGGTGTGCATCCTCCCGGAAAGCCCGAGGAGCACTGGACGATCCTCGCCACCATCTGGCTGCGGTCTCTCGGCGTAATCCCCTCCCTGGCCCCCCGCCACGGCCCGGACCGCCCCTCGACCGGCACACCAACCCCCACCCCATGCCCAACACCCACGGTCCCGCAGCCTCCTCGCGCCGGGAACCCCGACCCCAAGAGCACAAGCCCAAACACCAACACAAACACCAGCGCGAACCAGAATACGAGCCCCGCAACCCAAACCGCACAACCTTATCCGAACTGCTGGTAG
- a CDS encoding TetR/AcrR family transcriptional regulator, producing MKPEELPGLRERKRAALKKRLIDTAIDLFLERGYQETRIEDITTAADVSRRTFFHYFSAKDDVVTGRFAQQADYLRETFVARPADEPIWDSLRETCHALFVAYGVNKQRAASLRKLIHGEPALFARKYDFYLRAQAELIPVVKQRLGRQADATLLANVLVRSALAAQDAAGELQAKGTERETPRKLLERAFILARPAGLDERAVR from the coding sequence ATGAAGCCTGAAGAATTGCCAGGATTACGGGAGCGCAAACGCGCTGCATTAAAGAAACGTCTGATCGATACAGCCATCGACCTGTTTCTCGAACGCGGTTACCAGGAGACTCGGATCGAAGACATTACGACGGCGGCGGACGTCTCGCGCCGCACCTTCTTCCATTATTTTTCGGCAAAAGATGATGTCGTTACAGGACGGTTCGCCCAACAGGCGGACTATCTCCGCGAGACGTTTGTAGCGCGCCCCGCGGACGAGCCGATATGGGACTCGTTGCGCGAGACCTGCCACGCCTTGTTCGTCGCCTACGGAGTGAACAAGCAGCGCGCGGCAAGCCTGCGCAAGCTGATCCATGGCGAGCCGGCGCTCTTCGCGCGGAAGTACGATTTTTATCTGCGGGCGCAGGCAGAACTGATCCCCGTAGTGAAACAAAGGCTCGGACGACAGGCAGACGCCACGCTTCTGGCGAACGTCCTGGTGCGATCCGCCCTTGCCGCACAGGACGCCGCAGGCGAGTTGCAAGCCAAAGGTACTGAGCGTGAGACTCCCCGCAAACTGCTGGAAAGAGCCTTCATCCTGGCCCGGCCCGCAGGGCTGGATGAGCGTGCCGTTCGATAG